A single window of Kitasatospora sp. HUAS MG31 DNA harbors:
- a CDS encoding GNAT family N-acetyltransferase: protein MTETITVTTWHLEQTAAAEVVPAAAPDGLDLRVVRAELIGPEFARFLYTAVGGPWTWTDRLPWSYAQWRDWLAQEGLETWVAWVSGTPAGYVQLEPHPDGEVEIIYFGLLPDFIGKGLGSHLLALGLDRAWDLADRHPALPPTRKVTVHTCSLDGPAALPTYQSRGLRLTRTETTHQPPTPPPGPWPGA from the coding sequence GTGACCGAGACGATCACCGTGACCACCTGGCACCTGGAGCAGACCGCCGCCGCGGAGGTGGTGCCCGCGGCGGCCCCGGACGGACTGGACCTGCGGGTCGTCCGGGCCGAGCTGATCGGCCCGGAGTTCGCCCGGTTCCTGTACACCGCCGTGGGCGGCCCCTGGACCTGGACCGACCGGCTGCCGTGGAGCTACGCGCAGTGGCGGGACTGGCTGGCCCAGGAGGGCCTGGAGACCTGGGTCGCCTGGGTGTCCGGCACCCCGGCCGGGTACGTCCAGCTGGAGCCGCACCCGGACGGCGAGGTCGAGATCATCTACTTCGGCCTGCTGCCCGACTTCATCGGCAAGGGCCTCGGCAGCCACCTGCTGGCCCTCGGCCTGGACCGCGCCTGGGACCTGGCGGACCGCCACCCCGCCCTACCCCCCACCCGCAAGGTCACCGTCCACACCTGCTCCCTGGACGGCCCCGCCGCCCTCCCCACCTACCAGTCCCGCGGCCTCCGCCTCACCCGCACCGAGACCACCCACCAACCCCCCACCCCACCCCCCGGCCCCTGGCCGGGCGCCTAG
- a CDS encoding DUF5947 family protein, whose protein sequence is MSARGTARPGTALLRRLREPAPPQPERCEFCGRELPHEHRHLVDTEERALTCTCTACALLFEQPGAAGGRYRGVPARYLTDPGHALDEAAWTALRIPVSTVFLFRNAVLERLVALYPSPAGATESEVDEAVWAEALAGTRLAGLLEPDVEALLLRREAGRIDCHLVPIDVCYELVGRMRLRWHGFDGGSEARAELDAFFARVAERSRPVREEVRA, encoded by the coding sequence ATGAGCGCCCGCGGCACCGCCCGGCCGGGCACGGCGCTGCTGCGCCGGCTGCGCGAGCCCGCTCCCCCGCAGCCGGAGCGCTGCGAGTTCTGCGGCCGCGAACTCCCGCACGAGCACCGGCACCTGGTGGACACCGAGGAGCGGGCGCTGACCTGCACCTGCACCGCCTGCGCGCTGCTGTTCGAGCAGCCGGGCGCGGCCGGCGGCCGCTACCGCGGGGTGCCCGCCCGGTACCTGACCGACCCGGGGCACGCCCTGGACGAGGCGGCCTGGACGGCGCTGCGGATCCCGGTCAGCACGGTGTTCCTGTTCCGCAACGCGGTGCTGGAGCGGCTGGTGGCGCTCTACCCGAGCCCGGCCGGGGCCACCGAGAGCGAGGTGGACGAGGCCGTCTGGGCCGAGGCGCTGGCCGGCACCCGGCTGGCCGGGCTGCTGGAGCCGGACGTGGAGGCGCTGCTGCTGCGGCGCGAGGCCGGCCGGATCGACTGCCACCTGGTGCCGATCGACGTCTGCTACGAGCTGGTGGGCCGGATGCGGCTGCGCTGGCACGGCTTCGACGGCGGCTCCGAGGCCCGCGCCGAGCTGGACGCCTTCTTCGCCCGGGTCGCCGAGCGGTCCCGGCCGGTCCGCGAGGAGGTGCGGGCGTGA
- a CDS encoding MFS transporter: protein MDRWKALIVLGTAQFLMVLDASVMNVSISQLVEDFDTEVTAIQAVITLYTLVMAAFMLTGGKIGDMFGRRRTFIAGLMVYAVGSGLTAVAPTVWVLALGWSVIEGLGAALVLPALAALVAGAYRDRERAIAYGVIGGLAGAGIAVGPLLGGWVTTYLTWRLVFAGEVVLVVAILCLHRWIPIGGPRRQRVQLDVLGAVLSAAGLAVIVLAVLQSGTWGWVEPRNPPFTVLGFAPTLFAVALGGVLLWLFVLQERRREADGRTPLVRLRLFGIAELRSGLATLFNQNTILLGLFFVIPLYLQVVQGLDAFETGVKLLPVSVTMLAASMSGTLLLRVASPRTIVRVGLAVLFGSAIWLLTTIKPELAGVSFALAMATMGLGMGLLASQLGNVVQSSVAEEDRGEAGGLQFTAQNLGSSLGTALIGAILIGALASAFTNNIADDPRVSDAVRQQAGIQIEAGISFVPSDQVAAALAQSPVPPEEAAAVVEHYEDAQIDGLKAAVLAAGGLTLAGFLFTGHLPAGVPARRARPSGPSGTRLNTPGT from the coding sequence GTGGACCGGTGGAAGGCGCTGATCGTCCTCGGCACCGCCCAGTTCCTGATGGTGCTGGACGCGTCGGTGATGAACGTGTCGATCAGTCAGCTGGTCGAGGACTTCGACACCGAGGTCACCGCCATCCAGGCCGTGATCACCCTGTACACGCTGGTGATGGCCGCCTTCATGCTCACCGGCGGCAAGATCGGCGACATGTTCGGCCGGCGCCGCACCTTCATCGCCGGCCTGATGGTCTACGCCGTGGGCTCCGGCCTGACCGCCGTGGCACCCACCGTGTGGGTGCTGGCCCTCGGCTGGTCGGTGATCGAGGGCCTCGGCGCCGCCCTGGTGCTGCCCGCCCTGGCCGCCCTGGTCGCCGGCGCCTACCGGGACCGCGAGCGCGCCATCGCCTACGGCGTGATCGGCGGTCTGGCGGGCGCCGGCATCGCGGTCGGCCCGCTGCTGGGCGGCTGGGTCACCACGTACCTCACCTGGCGGCTGGTGTTCGCCGGCGAGGTGGTCCTGGTGGTGGCGATCCTCTGCCTGCACCGGTGGATCCCGATCGGCGGGCCGCGCCGGCAGCGGGTGCAGCTGGACGTGCTCGGCGCGGTGCTCTCGGCAGCCGGACTCGCCGTGATCGTGCTCGCCGTGCTGCAGTCCGGCACCTGGGGATGGGTGGAGCCGCGCAACCCGCCGTTCACCGTGCTCGGCTTCGCGCCCACCCTGTTCGCGGTCGCCCTCGGCGGGGTGCTGCTCTGGCTGTTCGTCCTCCAGGAGCGCCGCCGGGAGGCGGACGGGCGCACCCCGCTGGTCCGGCTGCGGCTGTTCGGCATCGCCGAGCTGCGCTCGGGACTCGCCACCCTGTTCAACCAGAACACCATCCTGCTCGGCCTGTTCTTCGTCATCCCGCTCTACCTCCAGGTGGTGCAGGGTCTGGACGCCTTCGAGACCGGCGTCAAACTCCTGCCGGTCTCGGTGACGATGCTCGCCGCCTCGATGAGCGGCACCCTGCTGCTGCGGGTCGCCTCACCGCGGACCATCGTCCGGGTCGGCCTCGCCGTCCTGTTCGGCTCCGCGATCTGGCTGCTCACCACCATCAAGCCCGAGCTGGCCGGCGTCTCCTTCGCCCTGGCGATGGCCACCATGGGCCTCGGCATGGGCCTGCTCGCCTCCCAGCTCGGCAACGTGGTGCAGTCCAGCGTGGCCGAGGAGGACCGCGGCGAGGCGGGCGGCCTCCAGTTCACCGCCCAGAACCTCGGCTCCTCGCTGGGCACCGCACTGATCGGCGCCATCCTGATCGGTGCCCTGGCCAGCGCGTTCACCAACAACATCGCCGACGACCCGCGGGTCTCCGACGCCGTCCGCCAGCAGGCCGGCATCCAGATCGAGGCCGGGATCAGCTTCGTCCCCTCCGACCAGGTCGCCGCCGCCCTCGCACAGAGCCCGGTGCCGCCCGAGGAGGCCGCCGCGGTCGTCGAGCACTACGAGGACGCGCAGATCGACGGCCTCAAGGCCGCCGTCCTCGCCGCCGGCGGACTCACCCTGGCCGGCTTCCTGTTCACCGGGCACCTGCCCGCCGGGGTCCCGGCCCGCCGCGCCCGCCCCTCCGGTCCGAGCGGAACGCGGTTGAACACCCCCGGGACCTAG
- a CDS encoding glycine hydroxymethyltransferase, which translates to MAPSGISSAAHTAVDPTASAAFRSAVDAVRAVEPRVADAIASEVEDQRASLKLIASENYASPAVLLAMGNWMSDKYAEGTAGRRFYAGCRNVDTVETIAAEHARELFGADHAYVQPHSGIDANLVAYWAVLSQRVEGAALRRAGVRNVNDLDDRAWAELRRELGDQRLLGMSLDAGGHLTHGFRPNLSGKMFDQRSYGTDPATGLIDYDALRATAREFRPLILVAGYSAYPRLVNFRLMREIADEVGATLMVDMAHFAGLVAGKVLTGDFDPVPHAQIVTSTTHKSLRGPRGGLVLCAEELAEQVDRGCPMVLGGPLPHVMAAKAVAFAEARRPEFRDYAQRVVDNARALAEGLLRRGVRLVTGGTDNHLVLLDVSGHGLTGRQAEAALLESGVVTNRNAVPQDPNGAWYTSGVRIGTPALTTRGLGVGEMDEIADLIATVLAAVSPTAPGTGEASKARYTLDARVRDEANKRAADLLADYPLYPGLELV; encoded by the coding sequence TTGGCCCCGTCCGGCATTTCGTCCGCAGCGCACACCGCCGTCGACCCGACCGCCTCCGCCGCCTTCCGCAGCGCCGTGGACGCCGTCCGCGCCGTCGAGCCCCGGGTGGCCGACGCCATCGCCTCCGAGGTCGAGGACCAGCGCGCCTCCCTCAAACTGATCGCCAGTGAGAACTACGCCTCGCCCGCCGTCCTGCTCGCCATGGGCAACTGGATGAGCGACAAGTACGCCGAGGGCACCGCCGGCCGCCGCTTCTACGCCGGCTGCCGCAACGTCGACACCGTCGAGACCATCGCCGCCGAGCACGCCCGCGAGCTGTTCGGCGCCGACCACGCCTACGTCCAGCCGCACTCCGGCATCGACGCCAACCTGGTCGCCTACTGGGCCGTCCTCTCCCAGCGGGTCGAGGGCGCGGCGCTGCGCCGGGCCGGCGTCCGCAACGTCAACGACCTCGACGACCGGGCCTGGGCCGAACTCCGCCGGGAGCTGGGCGACCAGCGACTGCTCGGCATGTCGCTGGACGCCGGCGGCCACCTCACCCACGGCTTCCGGCCCAACCTCTCCGGCAAGATGTTCGACCAGCGCAGCTACGGCACCGACCCGGCCACCGGCCTGATCGACTACGACGCGCTGCGGGCCACCGCCCGGGAGTTCCGCCCGCTGATCCTGGTCGCCGGCTACTCCGCGTACCCGCGGCTGGTCAACTTCCGCCTGATGCGCGAGATCGCGGACGAGGTCGGGGCCACCCTGATGGTGGACATGGCGCACTTCGCCGGCCTGGTCGCGGGCAAGGTGCTCACCGGCGACTTCGACCCGGTGCCGCACGCCCAGATCGTCACCAGCACCACCCACAAGTCGCTGCGCGGCCCGCGCGGCGGCCTGGTGCTGTGCGCCGAGGAACTCGCCGAGCAGGTCGACCGCGGCTGCCCGATGGTGCTGGGCGGCCCGCTGCCGCACGTGATGGCCGCCAAGGCGGTGGCCTTCGCCGAGGCCCGCCGCCCCGAGTTCCGCGACTACGCGCAGCGGGTGGTGGACAACGCCCGGGCGCTGGCCGAGGGCCTGCTGCGGCGCGGCGTCCGGCTGGTCACCGGCGGCACCGACAACCACCTGGTGCTGCTCGACGTCTCCGGCCACGGGCTGACCGGCCGTCAGGCGGAGGCCGCGCTGCTGGAGTCCGGGGTGGTCACCAACCGCAACGCCGTCCCGCAGGACCCCAACGGCGCCTGGTACACCTCCGGCGTGCGGATCGGCACCCCGGCGCTCACCACCCGGGGCCTCGGCGTCGGCGAGATGGACGAGATCGCGGACCTGATCGCCACCGTGCTGGCGGCGGTGAGCCCGACGGCTCCGGGGACGGGGGAGGCGTCCAAGGCGCGGTACACGCTGGACGCGCGGGTCCGGGACGAGGCCAACAAGCGGGCGGCGGACCTGCTGGCGGACTACCCGCTGTACCCGGGGCTGGAGCTGGTCTGA
- a CDS encoding DUF6325 family protein: protein MSDEFNDIGPIDYLVVEFPGSKMTGEGLPILLDLVDRGIIRILDLTFVKKELDGSVVGIELADLTGDGELDLAVFEGASSGLLDDDDLAEVAAVLEPGNSAGIILYENLWAAPFASALRRGGAQVVASGRIPVQDVIAALEAIETEAG from the coding sequence GTGAGCGACGAATTCAACGACATCGGCCCGATCGACTACCTCGTGGTCGAGTTCCCGGGCAGCAAGATGACCGGCGAGGGCCTGCCGATCCTGCTCGACCTGGTCGACCGCGGCATCATCCGCATCCTCGACCTGACCTTCGTCAAGAAGGAGCTGGACGGCTCGGTGGTCGGCATCGAACTCGCCGACCTGACCGGCGACGGGGAGCTCGACCTCGCCGTCTTCGAGGGCGCCTCCTCCGGCCTGCTCGACGACGACGACCTGGCCGAGGTCGCCGCCGTCCTGGAACCCGGCAACTCGGCCGGCATCATCCTGTACGAGAACCTCTGGGCCGCGCCGTTCGCCTCCGCGCTGCGCCGCGGCGGCGCCCAGGTGGTGGCCAGCGGCCGCATCCCGGTCCAGGACGTCATCGCCGCCCTGGAGGCGATCGAGACCGAGGCCGGCTGA
- a CDS encoding enoyl-CoA hydratase-related protein, with the protein MRILLIASAFNSLSQRVFAELRDRGHTLDVHLGTAEASLLAAIRSGRPDLIVAPMLRSAVPRSVWSAHTCLVLHPGPPGDRGPSALDWAVHEGATRWGVTVLQAEEEMDAGPVWAHAECELPPAGKSGLYRGEVSDAAVAALLVAVDRFVGGDVRPQPQHGPRWRPTGRTRPYLDQAVRRIDWRRDTTERVLRSLRAADSRPGVLDELLGREFFLHGGHPEDELRGEPGELLATRAGAVCRATVDGAVWIPELRPRRTPGGPATFKLPAAAALAAHLPEGPRLPEAPVPLALPAARRTWSDISYREDGEVGFLRFAFPSGAMGTEHCRRLLAAYRHACTRPTSVLVLGGGRDFFSNGIHLNLIEAAPDPAEESWSNIIAMDDLVGQVLTSTDRLVVAALGGNAAAGGTMLALAADEVWCRQGVLLNPHYRLMGLYGSEYWTYSLPRRVGEAAAARLTGSALPVSCASARRIGLVDRVLAVPPSRFDEETARFARLLAASPRLGERIAEKKAARERDEGAKPLDAYRADELARMHRTFFDPREPYHALRRAFVRKEPLSGRPAQLAD; encoded by the coding sequence ATGCGTATCCTGCTGATCGCGAGCGCGTTCAACAGTCTGAGCCAGCGGGTCTTCGCCGAGCTGCGGGACCGTGGCCACACGCTCGACGTCCACCTCGGGACCGCCGAGGCCTCCCTGCTGGCGGCGATCCGCTCCGGCCGGCCCGACCTGATCGTGGCCCCGATGCTGCGCAGCGCCGTCCCGCGGTCCGTCTGGTCGGCGCACACCTGTCTGGTGCTGCACCCGGGCCCGCCCGGCGACCGCGGCCCGTCCGCGCTGGACTGGGCGGTCCACGAGGGCGCCACCCGCTGGGGCGTGACCGTGCTGCAGGCCGAGGAGGAGATGGACGCCGGCCCGGTCTGGGCGCACGCGGAGTGCGAGTTGCCCCCGGCGGGCAAGAGCGGGCTGTACCGGGGCGAGGTCTCCGACGCGGCGGTGGCGGCGCTGCTGGTGGCGGTGGACCGGTTCGTCGGCGGGGACGTGCGTCCCCAGCCGCAGCACGGCCCGCGCTGGCGGCCGACCGGCCGCACCCGGCCGTACCTGGATCAGGCGGTGCGCCGGATCGACTGGCGGCGCGACACCACCGAGCGGGTGCTGCGCAGCCTGCGGGCGGCGGACTCCCGGCCGGGGGTGCTGGACGAGCTGCTGGGCCGGGAGTTCTTCCTGCACGGCGGCCACCCGGAGGACGAGCTGCGTGGCGAGCCGGGCGAGCTGCTGGCCACCCGGGCCGGCGCGGTCTGCCGGGCGACCGTGGACGGCGCGGTGTGGATCCCCGAGCTGCGGCCGCGCCGCACCCCGGGCGGGCCGGCGACCTTCAAGCTGCCGGCGGCCGCGGCCCTGGCCGCCCACCTGCCCGAGGGGCCCCGGCTGCCGGAGGCGCCGGTCCCGCTGGCGCTGCCGGCCGCCCGGCGGACCTGGAGCGACATCTCCTACCGGGAGGACGGCGAGGTCGGCTTCCTCCGGTTCGCCTTCCCGTCCGGCGCGATGGGCACCGAGCACTGCCGGCGGCTGCTGGCCGCGTACCGGCACGCCTGCACCCGGCCGACCTCGGTGCTGGTGCTGGGCGGCGGCCGGGACTTCTTCTCCAACGGCATCCACCTCAACCTGATCGAGGCGGCGCCGGACCCGGCCGAGGAGTCCTGGTCGAACATCATCGCCATGGACGACCTGGTCGGCCAGGTGCTCACCAGCACCGACCGCCTGGTGGTGGCCGCCCTCGGCGGCAACGCGGCGGCCGGCGGCACCATGCTCGCCCTGGCCGCCGACGAGGTGTGGTGCCGTCAGGGCGTGCTGCTCAACCCGCACTACCGACTGATGGGCCTGTACGGGTCGGAGTACTGGACGTACAGCCTGCCGCGCCGGGTGGGCGAGGCCGCGGCGGCCCGGCTGACCGGCTCGGCACTGCCGGTCAGCTGTGCGTCGGCGCGCCGGATCGGCCTGGTGGACCGGGTGCTGGCCGTCCCGCCGTCCCGGTTCGACGAGGAGACCGCCCGGTTCGCCCGGCTGCTGGCGGCCTCGCCGCGGCTGGGCGAGCGGATCGCCGAGAAGAAGGCCGCACGGGAGCGGGACGAGGGCGCCAAGCCGCTGGACGCGTACCGGGCGGACGAGCTGGCCCGGATGCACCGGACGTTCTTCGACCCCCGGGAGCCCTACCACGCGCTGCGCCGGGCGTTCGTGCGCAAGGAGCCGCTCTCCGGACGCCCGGCCCAGCTGGCCGACTGA
- a CDS encoding HdeD family acid-resistance protein gives MTTPTGPPLRPPTGPTDPQDLLTGLGRSWLWPLGFGLLTLVAGVIMLSWPEETVQVVGIIIGLQLLVAGVARFVTAFTHDDAHLGSRILYVILALLAIVAGVLCLRHQLQAVGFIALIVGLYWLISGVVTVFVAVSHRDLPGRGLAIFFGLLGIVAGVVVLAYPVESAIALARLLGLWLLVLGIFEAGIAIALRDAARH, from the coding sequence ATGACCACTCCGACCGGACCCCCGCTCCGACCTCCGACCGGACCGACGGACCCGCAGGACCTGCTCACGGGCCTCGGACGCTCCTGGCTGTGGCCGCTCGGCTTCGGCCTGCTCACCCTGGTGGCCGGCGTGATCATGCTGAGCTGGCCCGAGGAGACCGTGCAGGTGGTCGGGATCATCATCGGCCTGCAACTGCTGGTGGCGGGCGTGGCCCGCTTCGTCACCGCCTTCACCCACGACGACGCCCACCTCGGCAGCCGGATCCTGTACGTGATCCTGGCGCTGCTGGCGATCGTGGCGGGTGTGCTGTGCCTGCGGCACCAGTTGCAGGCGGTGGGGTTCATCGCCCTGATCGTCGGGCTGTACTGGCTGATCTCCGGGGTGGTGACCGTGTTCGTGGCGGTCTCCCACCGGGACCTCCCGGGGCGCGGGCTGGCGATCTTCTTCGGCCTGCTGGGGATCGTGGCCGGCGTGGTGGTCCTCGCCTACCCGGTCGAGTCCGCCATCGCCCTGGCCCGCCTGCTCGGTCTCTGGCTGCTGGTCCTCGGCATCTTCGAGGCGGGCATCGCCATCGCCCTCCGCGACGCGGCCCGGCATTGA
- a CDS encoding nickel-dependent hydrogenase large subunit — protein MATPTTKAAGDGSGLVEMSWDPITRIVGSLGIHTKIDFKQKKVAECYSTSSVFRGYSVFMRGKDPRDAHFITSRICGICGDNHATCSVYTQNMAYGVKPPHLGEWIINLGEAAEYMFDHNIFQENLVGVDYCEKMVRETNPGVLEQAERTEAPHAADHGYRTIADIMRSLNPIEGEFYREALQVSRYTREMFCLMEGRHVHPSTLYPGGVGTVASVQLFTDYLTRLMRYVEFMKKVVPLHDDLFDFFYQAMPGYEEVGRRRVLLGCWGSLNDPDHCDFTYRNMTDWGRKMFVTPGVVVDGKLVTNDLTQINLGIRILLGSSYYQDWEGQGLFVTHDPLGNPVDPRHPWNQHTIPQPQKRNFDDKYSWVMSPRWFDGKDHLALDTGGGPIARLWSTALSGLVDIGYIKATGHSVQINLPRSMTKPEVSFEWKIPQWSNAIERNRARTYFQAYAAAAALHFAEKALEEVRAGRTQTWEKFEVPDESIGCGFTEAVRGVLSHHMVIRDGKIANYHPYPPTPWNASVRDSYGTPGPYEDAVQNTPIFEENSPENFKGIDIMRAVRSFDPCLPCGVHMYVGGGKTVQKMHVPTGLSGLGG, from the coding sequence ATGGCGACACCGACGACGAAGGCGGCCGGCGACGGAAGCGGCCTGGTGGAGATGTCCTGGGACCCGATCACCCGGATCGTGGGCAGCCTGGGCATCCACACGAAGATCGACTTCAAGCAGAAGAAGGTCGCGGAGTGCTACAGCACCTCCTCGGTCTTCCGCGGCTACAGCGTCTTCATGCGCGGCAAGGACCCGCGCGACGCGCACTTCATCACCAGCCGGATCTGCGGCATCTGCGGCGACAACCACGCCACCTGCTCGGTCTACACGCAGAACATGGCCTACGGCGTGAAGCCGCCGCACCTGGGCGAGTGGATCATCAACCTCGGCGAGGCCGCCGAGTACATGTTCGACCACAACATCTTCCAGGAGAACCTGGTCGGGGTCGACTACTGCGAGAAGATGGTCCGCGAGACCAACCCGGGCGTGCTGGAGCAGGCCGAGCGCACCGAGGCGCCGCACGCCGCCGACCACGGGTACCGGACCATCGCCGACATCATGCGCTCGCTCAACCCCATCGAGGGCGAGTTCTACCGCGAGGCGCTCCAGGTCAGCCGCTACACCCGCGAGATGTTCTGCCTGATGGAGGGCCGCCACGTGCACCCCTCCACGCTCTACCCGGGCGGCGTCGGCACGGTGGCCTCGGTGCAGCTGTTCACCGACTACCTGACCCGGCTGATGCGGTACGTGGAGTTCATGAAGAAGGTCGTGCCGCTCCACGACGACCTCTTCGACTTCTTCTACCAGGCGATGCCCGGGTACGAGGAGGTCGGCCGCCGCCGGGTGCTGCTCGGCTGCTGGGGCAGCCTCAACGACCCCGACCACTGCGACTTCACCTACCGCAACATGACGGACTGGGGACGGAAGATGTTCGTCACCCCGGGCGTTGTGGTGGACGGCAAGCTGGTGACCAACGACCTCACCCAGATCAACCTGGGCATCCGGATCCTGCTCGGCAGCTCCTACTACCAGGACTGGGAGGGGCAGGGGCTCTTCGTCACCCACGACCCGCTGGGCAACCCGGTCGACCCGCGGCACCCGTGGAACCAGCACACCATCCCGCAGCCGCAGAAGCGGAACTTCGACGACAAGTACAGCTGGGTGATGTCCCCGCGCTGGTTCGACGGCAAGGACCACCTCGCGCTGGACACCGGCGGCGGCCCGATCGCCCGGCTGTGGTCCACCGCGCTGTCCGGGCTGGTCGACATCGGCTACATCAAGGCCACCGGCCACAGCGTCCAGATCAACCTGCCCCGCTCGATGACCAAGCCCGAGGTCAGCTTCGAGTGGAAGATCCCGCAGTGGAGCAACGCCATCGAGCGCAACCGCGCCCGCACCTACTTCCAGGCGTACGCGGCCGCCGCGGCCCTGCACTTCGCCGAGAAGGCGCTGGAGGAGGTCCGCGCCGGACGCACCCAGACCTGGGAGAAGTTCGAGGTGCCGGACGAGTCGATCGGCTGCGGCTTCACCGAGGCGGTCCGCGGCGTCCTCTCGCACCACATGGTGATCCGCGACGGCAAGATCGCCAACTACCACCCGTACCCGCCGACCCCGTGGAACGCCAGCGTCCGGGACAGCTACGGCACCCCCGGCCCGTACGAGGACGCGGTGCAGAACACCCCGATCTTCGAGGAGAACTCCCCGGAGAACTTCAAGGGCATCGACATCATGCGCGCGGTGCGCAGCTTCGACCCGTGCCTGCCCTGCGGCGTGCACATGTACGTCGGCGGCGGGAAGACCGTCCAGAAGATGCACGTCCCCACCGGGCTGAGCGGGCTGGGCGGATGA
- a CDS encoding potassium channel family protein produces MLATLRALLTTAGLLTGYYLLPIDRPFTPLTFVGLGLGLVGVILLLVWQTRAIMLSDHPRLRAAEALSSTATLFLLLFSTVYFLMERTDPGSFSEPLSRTDALYFTVTVFSTVGFGDITAKTEVARVLTMGQMVGDLLLIGVAARIVVAAMQRGLERKGRERP; encoded by the coding sequence TTGCTGGCGACCCTCCGCGCCCTGCTGACCACGGCCGGCCTGCTGACCGGGTACTACCTGCTGCCGATCGACCGGCCGTTCACCCCGCTGACCTTCGTCGGGCTGGGTCTCGGGCTGGTCGGCGTCATCCTGCTGCTGGTCTGGCAGACTCGGGCGATCATGCTGTCCGATCACCCCCGGCTGCGTGCGGCGGAGGCGCTCAGCTCGACGGCGACGCTCTTCCTGCTGCTGTTCTCGACGGTGTACTTCCTGATGGAGCGGACCGACCCGGGCAGCTTCAGCGAGCCGCTGTCGCGCACGGACGCGCTGTACTTCACGGTCACCGTGTTCAGCACGGTGGGCTTCGGTGACATCACGGCCAAGACCGAGGTGGCGCGCGTACTGACGATGGGCCAGATGGTCGGGGACCTGCTGCTGATCGGCGTGGCGGCCCGGATCGTGGTGGCGGCGATGCAGCGGGGCCTGGAGCGCAAGGGCCGGGAGCGGCCGTGA
- a CDS encoding hydrogenase expression protein HypE, which yields MGAATTTAAAGGPTGGEESPPVHILWINAGLSCDGDSVSLTAAMQPSIEEIVTGALPGLPKVAVHWPLIDFECGPVQGADNFVEWFFKADRGELEPFVLVVEGSIPNEKIKEEGYWCGFGDDPATGQPVTTSEWLDRLAPKATAVVAIGTCATYGGIHAMAGNPTGAMGVPDYLGWDWKSKAGLPVVCVPGCPIQPDNFAETLTYLLYQLAGSAPMIPLDDKLRPTWLFGATVHEGCDRGGYYEQGQFATEYGTPECLVKLGCWGPVVKCNVPKRGWINGVGGCPNVGGVCIACTMPGFPDKFMPFMDPPPGSHVSASASSAYGSAIRRLRALTLHTVDKEPKWRHTGRRLTTGYRPPR from the coding sequence ATGGGTGCTGCAACAACCACCGCCGCCGCAGGCGGACCCACGGGCGGCGAGGAGTCGCCGCCGGTCCACATTCTGTGGATCAACGCCGGACTGAGCTGTGACGGCGACTCGGTCTCGCTGACCGCCGCGATGCAGCCCAGCATCGAGGAGATCGTCACCGGCGCCCTCCCCGGACTGCCGAAGGTCGCCGTCCACTGGCCGCTGATCGACTTCGAGTGCGGGCCCGTCCAGGGCGCCGACAACTTCGTCGAGTGGTTCTTCAAGGCCGACCGCGGCGAGCTCGAACCGTTCGTGCTGGTCGTCGAGGGCTCCATCCCGAACGAGAAGATCAAGGAGGAGGGCTACTGGTGCGGGTTCGGCGACGACCCCGCGACCGGACAGCCCGTCACCACCAGCGAGTGGCTGGACCGGCTGGCCCCGAAGGCCACCGCCGTGGTGGCCATCGGCACCTGCGCCACCTACGGCGGCATCCACGCCATGGCGGGCAACCCGACCGGCGCCATGGGCGTCCCGGACTACCTGGGCTGGGACTGGAAGTCCAAGGCCGGCCTGCCGGTGGTCTGCGTGCCCGGCTGTCCCATCCAGCCGGACAACTTCGCCGAGACCCTCACCTACCTGCTGTACCAGCTGGCGGGTTCGGCGCCGATGATCCCGCTGGACGACAAGCTCCGCCCGACCTGGTTGTTCGGCGCCACCGTGCACGAGGGGTGCGACCGCGGCGGCTACTACGAGCAGGGCCAGTTCGCCACCGAGTACGGCACCCCCGAGTGCCTGGTGAAGCTGGGCTGCTGGGGTCCTGTCGTCAAGTGCAACGTCCCCAAGCGGGGCTGGATCAACGGCGTCGGCGGCTGCCCGAACGTCGGCGGCGTCTGCATCGCCTGCACGATGCCCGGCTTCCCCGACAAGTTCATGCCGTTCATGGACCCGCCACCCGGCTCGCACGTCTCGGCCTCCGCCAGCTCGGCGTACGGCAGTGCGATCCGCCGGCTGCGCGCGCTCACCCTGCACACGGTGGACAAGGAACCCAAGTGGCGCCACACCGGGCGCCGGCTGACGACCGGTTACCGGCCGCCCAGGTGA